One segment of Proteiniborus sp. DW1 DNA contains the following:
- a CDS encoding manganese efflux pump translates to MHFYNLVIIAAALGLDAFSIAFSIGLNKKTNRRKALVIIVVFGFFQFLFVTMGGCFGGLFKMYIFHLSSRLGGIIVFLVGILMFKEGLSKEERLDNFNFIIIVLLGMCVSIDALVIGFTLFSDFNIETLIVKNSSVVGLICSLLTAIGLIISRKARKNFFLNEYATLFGGIILMLFGIKMAIC, encoded by the coding sequence ATGCACTTCTATAACTTGGTTATTATTGCTGCTGCTTTAGGATTAGATGCCTTTAGCATTGCATTTTCTATAGGTCTTAACAAAAAAACAAATAGGAGAAAGGCTCTTGTAATAATAGTAGTTTTTGGCTTTTTTCAATTTTTATTTGTCACAATGGGTGGTTGCTTTGGTGGACTATTTAAGATGTACATATTTCACTTATCATCTAGACTTGGGGGGATCATTGTCTTTTTAGTTGGTATCTTAATGTTTAAGGAAGGTCTTTCAAAGGAAGAAAGACTAGATAATTTCAACTTTATAATAATTGTACTTCTTGGCATGTGTGTAAGTATTGATGCTCTAGTTATAGGCTTTACTTTATTTAGTGATTTCAATATAGAAACTCTTATAGTGAAAAATTCTTCTGTTGTAGGACTTATATGCTCTTTACTTACTGCAATAGGTCTCATAATCAGTAGAAAAGCTCGAAAAAATTTTTTCCTTAATGAATATGCTACTCTTTTTGGAGGAATTATATTAATGCTGTTTGGAATCAAAATGGCTATATGCTAA
- a CDS encoding alpha/beta-type small acid-soluble spore protein gives MANNNNNNRIVVPEARQALNQMKTEIANELGLSNYEAQDKGNLSSRQNGYVGGYMTKRLVEMAQRNMSGR, from the coding sequence ATGGCTAACAATAATAACAATAATAGAATAGTAGTTCCTGAAGCTCGTCAAGCTCTTAATCAAATGAAGACTGAAATAGCTAACGAACTTGGTCTAAGCAACTATGAAGCCCAAGATAAAGGAAATCTTTCTTCTAGACAAAATGGTTATGTTGGTGGATATATGACTAAGAGATTAGTAGAAATGGCTCAAAGAAATATGAGTGGTAGATAG
- a CDS encoding ferritin: MLSEKLAKALNDQMNFEYLSAHYYLAMAAYFEDQDLSGFGHFFIVQAEEERFHAMKFYNFINEMDERATIQAISEPQNQFKSYIDVFETALAHEKEVTKRIYNLMDMATEEREHATMSFLKWFIDEQVEEESSMKNIIKRLQRIGNDNHALYALDQELAARVFTPPAE, encoded by the coding sequence ATGTTATCAGAAAAACTAGCAAAAGCATTAAATGATCAAATGAATTTTGAGTATTTATCAGCACATTATTATCTTGCTATGGCAGCATACTTTGAGGATCAGGATTTAAGCGGTTTTGGACATTTCTTTATAGTTCAAGCAGAAGAAGAGAGATTCCATGCTATGAAATTCTATAATTTTATCAATGAGATGGACGAAAGGGCAACTATACAAGCTATAAGTGAACCTCAAAACCAATTCAAATCTTACATTGATGTATTTGAAACTGCTTTAGCTCATGAAAAAGAAGTTACTAAGAGAATTTACAACTTAATGGATATGGCTACTGAAGAGAGAGAACATGCTACTATGAGCTTCTTAAAATGGTTCATAGATGAGCAAGTAGAAGAGGAGTCAAGCATGAAAAATATAATCAAAAGGCTACAAAGAATAGGCAATGACAATCATGCATTATATGCACTAGACCAAGAATTAGCAGCGCGTGTATTTACACCGCCAGCAGAATAA
- a CDS encoding L,D-transpeptidase family protein, which translates to MSKRNIRVIIGFLCILAVLLIGDFIITNMNTSSTKYKGAKLVETYNEIDDLRKRNLSILIEIDSKLLYLIDTDTNEVVKKYVVATGKKESPTPIGSFKIVHKGMWGEGFGTRWLGLNVPWGTYGIHGTTKPQSIGFNASAGCIRMNNRDVEELYSIVKLGTSIAIVGGPYGPFNHGFRVLMHGDRGADVQEVQKRLRQLGYYHGAIDGIFGNGLRSAILKFYADNKLPKNDRVELWTYERLNIVLMD; encoded by the coding sequence ATGTCCAAGCGCAATATAAGAGTCATTATAGGATTTCTATGCATATTAGCAGTTCTTCTTATAGGAGACTTTATTATAACTAATATGAATACTTCTAGCACTAAATACAAAGGTGCAAAGCTTGTAGAGACATATAACGAAATAGATGATTTGAGAAAAAGAAATTTATCTATACTTATTGAGATAGATTCAAAATTGCTATATTTAATAGATACAGACACTAACGAAGTAGTAAAGAAGTATGTCGTAGCCACAGGAAAAAAAGAAAGCCCTACTCCCATAGGTAGTTTTAAGATAGTACATAAAGGTATGTGGGGAGAGGGATTTGGGACCAGATGGTTAGGGTTAAATGTACCCTGGGGTACATACGGAATACATGGAACAACTAAGCCTCAATCCATTGGCTTCAATGCTTCTGCAGGCTGTATAAGAATGAATAATAGAGATGTGGAAGAGCTTTATAGTATTGTAAAGCTAGGCACTAGTATAGCCATTGTCGGAGGACCTTATGGTCCCTTTAATCATGGTTTTAGAGTTCTCATGCATGGGGATAGAGGAGCAGATGTACAAGAGGTTCAGAAAAGGCTAAGGCAACTTGGCTACTATCATGGCGCTATTGACGGAATATTTGGTAATGGGCTTAGGTCTGCTATTCTTAAATTCTATGCAGATAATAAATTGCCAAAAAACGATAGAGTAGAACTATGGACATATGAAAGGCTCAATATAGTTTTAATGGATTAG
- a CDS encoding carbon starvation protein A — MTQFIIGIIVLIVGYFVYGKIVDKTFGADDSIETPATRLEDGVDFVPMSWPKIFLIQFLNIAGLGPIFGAVQGALFGPVAFIWIALGSIFAGGVHDYLSGMLSLRHDGQSISEIVGIYLGEGARKVMRVFSVILLVLVGTVFMQGPAGLLANLKLFGVASVNVWLGIILAYYFLATILPIDKIIGRIYPLFGSALLIMGVGIGGKLIIDGYQLPAFTLSNLHPGGLPIWAILFTTIACGAISGFHATQSPMMARCLTKESYGRRVFYGSMIAEGIIAMIWAAAAMAFFNGTTGLQEAFGSLGGAGGVVNKISIELLGPIGGVLAMLGVIVCPITSGDTAFRSARLTIADAMKYDQGPIKKRLTLALPLFVVGFGLTRIDFNIVWRYFAWSNQTLAMIALWAGAAYLVKHGKNHWIASVPATFMTAVSITYLAQAPEGFRLPTTIAYPIGLIAAIGAIAFFLVKIKGQKEASA; from the coding sequence ATGACTCAATTTATTATCGGAATTATTGTACTTATAGTGGGTTACTTTGTTTACGGAAAAATAGTAGACAAAACCTTTGGGGCAGACGACAGCATAGAAACACCAGCGACAAGATTAGAAGATGGTGTTGACTTCGTTCCAATGAGCTGGCCAAAAATCTTCCTAATCCAATTCCTTAACATAGCAGGATTAGGGCCTATATTTGGTGCTGTTCAAGGGGCTCTATTTGGACCAGTAGCCTTTATATGGATTGCCTTAGGATCCATATTTGCAGGTGGAGTTCATGACTATTTATCAGGTATGCTTTCCCTAAGGCACGATGGACAAAGTATATCTGAAATAGTAGGTATCTACTTAGGAGAAGGTGCAAGGAAAGTAATGAGAGTCTTTTCCGTTATATTACTTGTTTTAGTAGGTACCGTATTTATGCAAGGGCCTGCAGGACTATTGGCAAACTTGAAACTATTTGGAGTAGCTAGTGTAAATGTATGGTTAGGCATCATACTTGCATATTATTTCTTAGCAACTATATTACCAATAGACAAGATAATAGGTAGAATATATCCATTATTTGGTTCAGCTTTACTAATAATGGGTGTAGGTATAGGTGGCAAATTAATAATAGATGGTTACCAATTACCAGCCTTTACATTATCAAATCTACATCCTGGAGGATTACCAATCTGGGCAATTCTATTTACAACAATAGCTTGTGGTGCTATTTCTGGCTTCCATGCTACCCAATCACCAATGATGGCAAGATGTTTAACTAAGGAAAGCTATGGTAGAAGAGTATTCTACGGTTCCATGATAGCAGAAGGTATCATAGCTATGATCTGGGCTGCAGCAGCCATGGCCTTCTTCAATGGAACTACAGGCTTACAAGAAGCTTTTGGTAGCTTAGGTGGAGCAGGTGGAGTAGTTAACAAGATTTCTATTGAACTATTAGGACCTATAGGTGGAGTATTAGCTATGCTAGGAGTTATAGTATGTCCTATTACTTCAGGAGATACTGCTTTCAGATCAGCAAGACTTACCATAGCAGACGCTATGAAGTATGATCAAGGACCTATAAAGAAGAGATTAACATTGGCCCTTCCTCTATTTGTAGTAGGATTTGGTTTAACAAGAATAGATTTCAATATAGTTTGGAGATATTTCGCATGGTCTAATCAAACCTTAGCCATGATAGCTCTTTGGGCAGGAGCTGCATACCTAGTTAAGCATGGTAAGAACCACTGGATAGCCAGTGTTCCAGCGACTTTCATGACTGCAGTATCTATAACTTATCTAGCCCAAGCACCAGAAGGATTTAGACTACCAACTACTATTGCTTATCCAATAGGATTAATTGCAGCAATAGGAGCTATAGCCTTCTTCCTAGTAAAAATAAAAGGACAAAAAGAAGCAAGCGCATAG
- a CDS encoding LytTR family DNA-binding domain-containing protein — protein MLKCLIVDDEQPAREEILYILKEIGSVEVIGEASHGMEALELIEKLKPDVVFLDIQMPQMSGIEVAKKLLDKNYNLMVIFVTAYDQFALEAFEVNAIDYLLKPICEDRLKRTIQKIISMKEDREGLSYDKLSRLIKDMSSTKSSTPWISVYHNNKLIPIETEDIIYATIEDKNTVIFTNKGKFETNYTLNDLMDKLDPHTFFRSHKSYIVNLKYIESIEPWFHSTYNINLKSVKDTIPVSRSCSKKFREIMNIE, from the coding sequence ATGTTAAAATGCTTAATAGTAGACGATGAACAGCCAGCCCGTGAAGAAATTTTATATATTCTAAAAGAAATAGGTAGCGTGGAAGTAATAGGTGAAGCTTCTCATGGCATGGAGGCTTTGGAATTAATAGAAAAATTAAAGCCTGATGTGGTATTTTTAGATATTCAGATGCCTCAAATGAGTGGAATAGAAGTGGCTAAGAAGCTGTTGGATAAAAATTATAATTTAATGGTAATCTTTGTTACAGCCTATGATCAATTTGCCCTAGAGGCCTTTGAAGTAAATGCCATAGATTATCTCCTAAAGCCCATATGTGAAGATAGGCTGAAAAGGACAATTCAAAAAATAATATCTATGAAAGAAGACAGGGAAGGCTTAAGCTATGATAAATTAAGTCGACTAATTAAAGATATGAGTTCAACTAAGTCTTCCACTCCCTGGATTTCTGTATACCATAATAATAAGCTTATACCCATTGAAACTGAGGATATTATCTATGCAACTATAGAAGACAAAAATACGGTAATCTTTACTAATAAGGGAAAATTTGAAACCAATTATACCTTAAATGATTTAATGGATAAGTTGGACCCTCATACTTTCTTTAGGTCTCATAAGTCTTATATAGTAAATTTAAAATACATTGAATCTATAGAGCCATGGTTTCATTCTACCTATAACATCAATTTAAAATCTGTTAAGGATACCATTCCTGTAAGCAGGTCTTGTTCTAAAAAATTTAGGGAGATAATGAATATAGAATAA
- a CDS encoding sensor histidine kinase → MLVIVLKNLASRVGIILVLALFLSKVGLFRKLVSKRNINLQDNIFLSIIFGLIGIIGTYTGIHLQGAIVNSRVIGVFVGGLLGGPLVGFLSGIIAGGHRFLIDIGGFTALACSLSTLTEGVMAGLLKRKFENSPYKISFALISGAFAEVIQMIIILLVAKPFPAAVELVKVIGIPMIVANGIGIAVFMAITDSIFKEIENEAVYQAQLALKIADRTLAYFRKGFNEDTARDTAHIIKIMTNIEAVAFTDTEQILAHVGIGEDHHLPGSIIKTNLTREALQSKKYIVANTEEEIGCDFHYCPLKSAIIVPIKEEDKIIGTLKLYKSKENSITKVETELALGLAQIFSTQIELSKIDYQRELLARSELKALQAQINPHFLFNAINTIVNLTRTKPDEARKLLLHLGHYFRKNFDQNIDEVDLYQEIEHINSYIEIEKARFGDKLEIEFDIEEGIDCKLPPLILQPLVENAIKHGVLGKIEGGKVEIIARENGIGTELIVRDNGVGIPRDKLECLFEDGCTKEGIGLKNVNERLINKYGSEYGLRLESEVDRGTIATMVIPKY, encoded by the coding sequence TTGCTAGTTATAGTACTTAAAAACTTAGCAAGTAGGGTAGGAATTATCTTAGTTTTAGCCTTGTTTCTTTCTAAAGTTGGCTTATTTAGGAAATTAGTATCTAAGAGAAATATAAATCTTCAAGATAATATATTTTTATCTATAATCTTCGGCCTTATAGGCATAATAGGTACTTATACTGGGATTCATCTCCAGGGAGCCATAGTTAACTCTAGAGTTATAGGAGTTTTTGTTGGTGGGCTATTAGGTGGACCCTTAGTAGGTTTTCTATCTGGTATTATAGCAGGTGGACATAGATTTCTTATAGATATTGGAGGATTTACTGCTTTAGCCTGTAGTTTGTCTACATTAACTGAAGGGGTTATGGCTGGCCTATTAAAGAGAAAGTTTGAAAATAGCCCTTATAAAATTAGCTTTGCCCTAATAAGTGGGGCCTTTGCAGAAGTAATTCAGATGATAATAATCTTATTGGTAGCTAAACCCTTTCCAGCAGCTGTAGAATTAGTTAAGGTTATTGGAATTCCAATGATTGTTGCCAATGGCATAGGGATTGCAGTATTTATGGCTATTACGGATAGTATTTTTAAGGAGATTGAGAATGAAGCAGTATATCAAGCCCAGCTAGCCCTTAAGATTGCAGATAGGACCTTAGCATATTTTAGAAAGGGCTTCAATGAAGATACTGCTAGGGATACTGCCCATATAATTAAGATTATGACAAATATTGAGGCTGTAGCCTTTACAGATACAGAACAAATACTAGCCCATGTTGGTATTGGAGAAGACCATCATTTACCTGGTAGTATTATAAAGACTAATCTTACTAGAGAGGCCCTGCAAAGTAAAAAATATATAGTAGCTAATACCGAGGAAGAAATAGGCTGTGACTTTCATTATTGTCCTTTAAAATCAGCTATTATTGTACCTATTAAAGAAGAAGACAAGATTATAGGAACATTAAAATTATATAAAAGCAAAGAAAATTCAATAACTAAGGTGGAAACAGAATTAGCCCTTGGCCTAGCACAAATTTTTTCAACTCAGATAGAACTTAGCAAAATTGACTATCAGAGAGAATTATTGGCTAGGTCTGAATTAAAAGCTTTACAAGCTCAAATAAACCCCCATTTTCTCTTTAATGCCATCAATACAATAGTAAATCTAACTAGGACAAAGCCAGATGAAGCTAGAAAGTTACTATTACATTTGGGACATTACTTCAGAAAGAATTTTGATCAAAATATAGATGAAGTAGACCTATATCAGGAAATAGAGCATATTAATTCCTATATAGAAATTGAAAAGGCTAGATTTGGAGATAAGTTAGAAATAGAATTTGATATAGAGGAAGGCATAGACTGTAAATTGCCTCCATTAATTCTACAACCCCTAGTGGAAAATGCCATTAAACATGGAGTCTTAGGAAAAATAGAGGGAGGCAAGGTAGAGATAATAGCTAGGGAAAATGGAATAGGAACTGAGCTTATAGTAAGGGATAATGGAGTTGGTATACCTAGGGATAAATTAGAATGTTTATTTGAGGATGGATGTACAAAGGAAGGCATTGGGCTTAAAAATGTAAATGAAAGATTAATAAATAAATATGGCTCAGAATATGGATTAAGGCTAGAATCAGAAGTTGACAGGGGGACTATTGCAACTATGGTAATTCCTAAATATTAA